A window of the Cicer arietinum cultivar CDC Frontier isolate Library 1 chromosome 6, Cicar.CDCFrontier_v2.0, whole genome shotgun sequence genome harbors these coding sequences:
- the LOC101515788 gene encoding protein LATERAL BRANCHING OXIDOREDUCTASE 1: MVDVEAFIQSPEHRPKSSIIIAEGIPLIDLSPINYKDTTSSLSIETLVKEIGSACKEWGFFQVINHKVPLDKRERIEECAKKFFGLSLEEKVKVRRDEVNLLGYFEAEHTKNVRDWKEVYDFNVQQPTFIPPSLDQNLHFQWDNRWPHIPPQFREACEEYAEEVEKLAYKLMELIAMSLGLEPNRFRDFFIHNTSNIRLNHYPPCPYPHLALGLGRHKDTGVLTVLAQDDVGGLQVKRKSDGEWIQVNPIFNSFIINVGDMIQVWSNDAYESVEHRVMVNSEKDRFSIPFFLKPALYTDVKPLEELTDDRNPPKYSPINWGKFRTARMQSNFAKSNIDNLQIYHFKLS; this comes from the exons ATGGTAGATGTAGAAGCCTTCATTCAATCCCCAGAACACAGACCAAAATCCTCAATAATCATAGCTGAAGGAATCCCTCTAATTGATCTCTCTCCCATAAACTACAAAGACACCACAAGCTCACTTTCCATCGAAACCTTAGTCAAAGAAATAGGCAGTGCATGTAAAGAGTGGGGTTTCTTTCAAGTGATTAATCACAAAGTGCCTTTGGATAAACGTGAGAGGATTGAAGAATGTGCAAAGAAGTTTTTTGGACTTAGTTTGGAAGAGAAGGTTAAAGTGAGAAGAGATGAAGTTAATTTGCTTGGGTATTTTGAAGCAGAGCATACCAAGAATGTTAGGGATTGGAAGgaagtttatgattttaatgTGCAACAACCTACTTTTATACCACCTTCACTTGATCAAAATCTTCACTTTCAATGGGATAATCGATGGCCTCACATTCCTCCTCAGTTTAG GGAAGCATGCGAAGAATATGCAGAAGAAGTAGAGAAACTAGCTTATAAACTGATGGAACTTATTGCAATGAGCTTAGGCTTAGAACCAAATAGGTTCCGTGATTTCTTCATACATAACACTAGCAATATCAGACTCAACCATTATCCACCTTGCCCTTACCCTCATCTTGCTCTTGGTCTTGGACGACACAAGGACACTGGTGTCTTAACTGTGCTTGCTCAAGATGATGTTGGTGGTTTACAAGTTAAGAGAAAATCAGATGGAGAGTGGATTCAAGTCAACCCCATTTTCAATTCATTCATCATTAATGTTGGTGATATGATTCAG GTTTGGAGCAATGACGCATATGAGAGTGTAGAGCACAGGGTTATGGTGAACTCTGAAAAAGATAGATTTTCCATTCCGTTTTTTCTGAAACCGGCACTCTACACCGATGTCAAGCCATTGGAAGAGTTGACAGATGATAGAAACCCTCCAAAATATTCACCAATCAATTGGGGCAAGTTTCGCACCGCAAGAATGCAAAGTAATTTTGCTAAATCTAACATTGATAACTTGCAAATTTATCATTTCAAACTTTCCTAG